The Candidatus Cloacimonadota bacterium genomic interval AAAGGTTTGAGAAGATTAAGGCTAAATAGTGTCGGAAAATCTTGAGTTAAGTTCCGTTTTTTTGAACTTGACTTAAGATTTTCCAACTCACAAATATAACGTAAACTAACTTAATAGGTAACTTTTTCAATTCGGCACGGAATCAGGCTTCGTTACACTATGCCCGGACAGGTTGGTCCGTGACGTCTCTTCAAACGGAATGGTCCGTGCCGTCTCGCAAAGACTCCTTTACGGATGGACTCTAAATAAGCAAGAATAGGCAATCCTATCTGTGAAATTGCAAGTAAAATAAACAATTCTTTTTAATTGATCCATAATTCCAATAAATTTCAATTCTGACATTTTTTTCTCTTTTAAATTATTAACTATTCAGGGTTAGTTATTCACTGTTTTCTCTCTTCTTAACACAATCTTAACAATCCGCTTATTTTTAATTAACAATCCAAAAGTATAATACTATGAACAAAAAAAATATAAAGGAGTAATTAAATGAAAAAAAGCATTTTATTACTAATGTTCATTTTATCAATCATCTGCTCATTAACTGCTAAAACAAAACTAAAGATGGAGTTATGGAACAGATGGACTTATCAAACGGAAGATGGTGTGCTCAAGAAAAACGAAATGGCTTTAAAAAGAGGTTATTTTCGATTAGAACCAACCTTTGGGAATAACATTAAAGGACGTTTCAATCTTGATTTTTATAGTGATGATGATTCTCCCACCGGAGCTGGAATGAAATTGAAATATGCTTATCTTGATTTCAATAATTTATTTCCGGTAAAAGACCTAAAACTCACAGCCGGATTGATGAAAACATATTTCGGAACAATCTATTCGTGGGATTATACAACAATAGAGAAAGATCCTTCCGATAAGTACAAATTTGTAAGTTCTACGGATTATGGAGTTGGTCTAAGCGGATATTTCCCAAAAGGATTCGGAACTTATCAATCTGCTGTTTATAATGGTGAAGGCTACAAAAAAACAGGAGATGATCTTAATAAAGATATGAATTTTCTCGTAAATACAAGAATTACACCTATTCCCGGGATTACCGTAGGTGGTTCATTTATGATGAAAACTGCTAAAGATAGTGAAATTGCCGATAGCACAGGAACAATGATCAATAATCCTGATAGAGAAGAATTTATGCAATTTGCCGGAGTTGGAAAATTTGCTTATGGTCCTGCCAAATTATTAGTTCAATTTCTAAACCAGACAAAATCCAAACCAAATCAAAATGATTATGATGATGTGACTAAAACAGTTATTTCTTTGATGCCGACTTTCAAAATCAATAATTCATTTGATCTTGTGGCGAGATATGATATTTATGACCCAAATACAGATGCGGAAAATGATGGAAAATCTTTGTTGCTTTTGGGAACAAATTATTACATTATGCGTGATGCAAAAAATAAACCTAAGTTATTCATTCAGGCAAATTATGAGATTGAAACCCCGGAAGATAGCGAAAAAGACCCGCTAAATACAATCATGGTCCAATTACGTTGGATATTCTCTAATAAAATATAATAAAAAATAAGAGGAAAATTATGAAAAATCTATTAAAGAAAATTGTAATTACAAACATTATTATGATGCTGATAGTCGTTCCCTGCTTGGCAAAAAGAAATCACGTAACAATTGCCGGTTCCACAACCGTGCTTCCCATTGCTCAAGCAACTGCCGAAATTTTTATGGATAACAATCCGGAAATAAATATCTCTGTTCGTGGTGGCGGTTCAAGTGTAGGAATCGCTTCGATTATGGCTGGAACTGTGGATATTGGAAATGCTTCCCGTCATATCAAAAACAAAGAGCTTTTGGCTGCCCGAGAATCGGGAATCAATCCGGTGGAACATATTGTTGCGAATGACGGAATTGCTGTCGTTCTTCATAAAGACAATTCTGTAAAAGCTCTTACAATGGCTCAAGTGAAAGATATTTACACAGGTGAAATACAAAATTGGAAAGAACTTGGTGGAAAAAATATGCCAATTGTAGT includes:
- a CDS encoding PstS family phosphate ABC transporter substrate-binding protein; amino-acid sequence: MKNLLKKIVITNIIMMLIVVPCLAKRNHVTIAGSTTVLPIAQATAEIFMDNNPEINISVRGGGSSVGIASIMAGTVDIGNASRHIKNKELLAARESGINPVEHIVANDGIAVVLHKDNSVKALTMAQVKDIYTGEIQNWKELGGKNMPIVVISRDVSSGTFEVFNKLVLKGAKSIDGALMLASNNAVVTTISSTPGAIGYAGLGYVTKRIKAVTIDGIMPTVKTIQSKEYPISRTLHMYTNGTPKGLVKQYIDFVLSAEGQNIVEELGFVKVD